The following are from one region of the Stanieria sp. NIES-3757 genome:
- a CDS encoding Phycobilisome protein, producing MLTKLARLSLEVDGRYATDRELQFLEDYLESVDLRIRTYEKIREHEAEILPEVEAQMQALNQNNQLFVMGDYEIEICRRDRKNAVRYSSAAMLMDDLDRLREGILIWVQTIVRAIGWKRYVQNHYPVIQEVMKQYLLPEEAELIMLALQLDHTILGS from the coding sequence ATGCTAACCAAACTAGCTCGTTTAAGTTTAGAAGTTGACGGTCGTTATGCAACGGATCGAGAATTACAGTTTCTTGAAGACTATTTGGAATCGGTAGACTTGCGCATCCGTACCTACGAAAAAATTCGGGAACACGAAGCAGAAATTCTTCCAGAAGTTGAAGCTCAAATGCAGGCTTTAAATCAAAATAATCAATTATTTGTAATGGGAGATTATGAAATAGAAATTTGTAGGCGCGATCGCAAAAATGCGGTGCGTTACTCATCTGCTGCAATGTTAATGGATGACTTAGACCGCTTGCGTGAAGGCATACTAATCTGGGTTCAAACCATTGTCCGTGCGATTGGATGGAAACGATATGTTCAGAATCACTATCCTGTCATTCAAGAAGTGATGAAACAATATCTGCTTCCCGAAGAAGCCGAGTTAATTATGTTAGCTTTGCAACTCGACCATACTATTTTAGGTTCATAG
- a CDS encoding sensor histidine kinase — MPKLPAVYRGALILAIPLLSVIITVSGWMWSRQEETKANWWVNHTEEVMRESNVLFKLLLDAETGVRGYKITQEDDFLKPYQQALQEIPPHLDSLDRLTQDNLPQKQRLEEIKLQIQQRLDVLAQILQKIETEQQTTLSPQLRQLFEESQQKMDIVRSLLDTFQQEEWNLLNLRRANLEKVRTVTNLLLISTIAISLISYFVAVQFYRRSEGKVEEKAQELALVNASLAETNASLANRNQELDQFTYIVSHDLKAPLRAIANLSEWLEEDLEDRLDEDTSQQIKLLRQRVLRMDAFIDGLLRYSRAGRLKAEKTIVDVKQLLEEIIDSLNPPSEFTIKINGEMPVFQTEPLPLQQVLSNLISNGIKHHPEPKGKIEISVSDRGLAYQFAIADNGEGIPAKYHDKIFEIFQTLTSREEKESTGIGLSIVKKIIEHQGGKIWLESQEGQGTTFYFTWLK; from the coding sequence ATGCCTAAATTACCTGCTGTTTATCGAGGAGCATTAATTTTAGCCATTCCTCTGCTTTCAGTTATCATAACAGTTTCTGGCTGGATGTGGTCACGTCAAGAAGAAACTAAAGCAAATTGGTGGGTTAATCATACTGAAGAAGTGATGCGAGAAAGCAACGTTTTATTTAAATTGTTGTTAGATGCAGAAACAGGAGTTCGGGGTTATAAAATTACTCAAGAAGACGATTTTTTAAAACCGTATCAACAAGCACTTCAAGAAATACCTCCTCATCTTGATTCTCTAGATCGACTAACCCAAGATAATCTCCCCCAAAAACAACGCTTGGAAGAAATCAAATTACAAATACAGCAAAGATTAGACGTACTAGCACAAATTTTACAAAAAATTGAAACGGAACAACAAACAACATTATCACCGCAATTAAGGCAATTGTTTGAGGAAAGTCAACAAAAAATGGACATTGTTCGTAGTTTATTAGATACTTTCCAACAAGAAGAATGGAATTTGCTGAATTTACGTAGAGCTAATTTAGAAAAAGTCAGAACTGTTACTAATCTTTTACTTATTTCTACGATCGCTATTAGTTTAATCAGCTACTTTGTCGCCGTACAATTTTATCGCAGGTCAGAAGGTAAAGTAGAAGAAAAAGCTCAAGAACTTGCTTTAGTTAATGCTAGTTTGGCAGAAACCAACGCTAGTTTAGCTAATCGTAATCAAGAATTAGACCAGTTTACTTATATTGTCTCTCATGATTTAAAAGCTCCACTTAGAGCGATCGCGAATCTTTCTGAATGGCTAGAAGAAGATTTAGAAGATAGATTAGATGAAGATACTAGTCAACAAATTAAGCTACTACGTCAAAGAGTTTTGCGTATGGATGCGTTTATTGACGGGTTATTGCGATACTCTCGCGCTGGTAGACTTAAAGCAGAAAAAACCATTGTAGATGTCAAACAATTACTAGAAGAAATTATCGATTCTCTCAATCCTCCTTCAGAATTCACCATCAAAATTAATGGAGAAATGCCTGTTTTTCAAACCGAACCTTTACCTTTACAGCAAGTACTAAGTAACTTAATTAGTAATGGTATTAAACATCATCCTGAACCTAAAGGTAAAATCGAAATTTCTGTAAGTGATCGCGGTTTAGCTTATCAGTTTGCTATAGCGGATAATGGGGAAGGAATTCCTGCTAAATATCACGACAAGATTTTTGAAATATTTCAAACTTTAACCTCGCGGGAAGAAAAAGAAAGTACGGGAATTGGACTTTCTATTGTCAAAAAAATTATCGAACATCAAGGCGGAAAAATTTGGTTAGAATCTCAAGAAGGACAAGGGACAACTTTTTATTTTACTTGGTTAAAATAA
- a CDS encoding ATP-binding protein of branched-chain amino acid ABC transporter: MNNWLLEVENVYAGYVQDLNILQGINFRIAPGELVAVIGPNGAGKSTLAKTIFGLLNPNQGKIIFKGENLAGLKSNQIVRRGMCYVPQIANVFACLSVEENLEMGAFIRSGSLQSLKDNIYTMFPRLAERRRQKAGTLSGGERQMLAMGRALMLDPDLLLLDEPSAALSPILVNSVFEQIKAINQTGKSIVLVEQNAKKALLMANRGYVLENGKDRFEGTGKQLLNDPKVGELYLGAAYKK; encoded by the coding sequence ATGAATAATTGGTTATTAGAAGTAGAAAATGTTTATGCAGGATATGTACAGGATTTAAATATTTTGCAAGGAATAAACTTTCGCATCGCTCCTGGGGAATTAGTAGCAGTTATTGGTCCTAATGGTGCAGGTAAATCTACTTTAGCAAAAACTATTTTTGGTTTGCTTAATCCTAATCAAGGAAAAATTATTTTTAAAGGAGAAAATCTTGCTGGTTTGAAGTCAAACCAAATTGTACGAAGGGGAATGTGCTATGTACCTCAAATAGCGAATGTCTTTGCTTGCCTTTCTGTAGAGGAAAATTTAGAAATGGGGGCATTTATTCGTAGTGGTTCGCTTCAATCTTTAAAAGATAATATTTATACGATGTTTCCCAGATTAGCCGAACGTCGTCGTCAAAAGGCAGGAACTCTTTCTGGAGGAGAAAGACAAATGCTGGCTATGGGTAGGGCATTAATGCTTGACCCCGATTTATTATTGTTAGATGAACCTTCCGCAGCTTTATCACCCATTTTAGTTAATTCTGTTTTTGAACAAATTAAAGCAATTAATCAAACAGGAAAATCGATTGTTTTAGTTGAACAAAATGCCAAAAAAGCTTTATTAATGGCAAATCGAGGTTATGTATTAGAAAATGGCAAAGATCGTTTTGAAGGCACAGGAAAACAATTATTAAACGATCCGAAAGTAGGAGAGTTATATTTGGGTGCAGCTTATAAAAAGTAA
- a CDS encoding ferredoxin (2Fe-2S), translated as MNTITKTYTITLINETKGINQTIQVSPEEYILDVAEAEGMTLPYSCRNGSCLDCLGKLVEGQVEQTVKALEFLSLEEIEAGYILTCAACPRSNCTIFTDQAEELFS; from the coding sequence ATGAATACGATCACTAAAACTTATACTATTACTTTAATTAACGAAACAAAAGGAATTAATCAGACCATTCAAGTCAGTCCTGAAGAATACATTTTGGATGTCGCCGAAGCAGAAGGTATGACTTTACCCTATTCTTGTCGCAATGGCTCTTGTCTTGACTGTTTAGGCAAACTTGTTGAAGGTCAAGTTGAACAAACAGTTAAAGCCTTAGAGTTTTTAAGTCTTGAGGAGATAGAGGCTGGTTACATACTTACTTGTGCTGCTTGTCCTCGTTCCAATTGCACTATTTTTACCGATCAAGCTGAAGAATTATTTTCTTAA
- a CDS encoding serine/threonine protein kinase, translated as MENRHFHYEILRQIGQGQFSKVFCAINRQTGQLVALKELNCQNFSTKLFLRELNFLVSLHHPNIVTFQGLEYISNNRYLVMDYCEGGTLRDLIEYQVSISTLDILKFINDILLGLEYAHSREVVHCDLKPENVLLEPQGNSWIARISDFGIARLLQEAGVSIVGLGATGSPAYMAPERFYGRYSVASDLYAVGIILYELLLGTRPFDGVPGDLIKAHLNQTITIPDSVPFILHSTIIKALQKLPQRRFTSAAEMRKSIQLAREILFHL; from the coding sequence GTGGAAAATCGGCATTTCCATTACGAAATTCTTAGACAAATTGGTCAAGGTCAATTTAGTAAAGTTTTTTGTGCTATTAATCGTCAAACTGGTCAATTAGTTGCTCTCAAAGAACTGAATTGTCAGAATTTTTCTACCAAGTTGTTTTTACGCGAACTCAACTTTTTAGTTAGTTTGCATCATCCTAATATAGTTACTTTTCAAGGTTTAGAATATATTTCTAATAACCGATATTTAGTAATGGATTATTGTGAAGGGGGGACTTTAAGAGATTTAATTGAATATCAAGTAAGTATCAGCACACTTGATATTCTTAAGTTTATTAATGATATTTTATTAGGTTTGGAATACGCTCATAGTCGAGAGGTGGTTCACTGCGACCTGAAACCAGAAAATGTTTTGCTTGAACCCCAAGGAAATAGTTGGATTGCAAGAATTTCTGATTTTGGTATAGCTCGTTTATTGCAAGAAGCTGGTGTTTCAATTGTAGGTCTAGGTGCAACAGGTTCTCCTGCCTACATGGCTCCCGAAAGATTTTACGGTCGTTATTCTGTTGCTTCCGACCTCTACGCTGTTGGGATTATCCTTTATGAACTGTTGCTCGGAACTAGACCTTTTGATGGAGTACCGGGAGATTTAATCAAAGCTCATCTCAATCAAACAATTACAATTCCTGATTCTGTTCCATTTATTTTACACTCAACTATAATTAAGGCCCTCCAAAAATTACCTCAAAGACGATTTACTTCAGCTGCGGAAATGCGCAAATCTATTCAACTAGCGAGAGAAATTTTATTTCATCTGTAG